Genomic DNA from Thermus amyloliquefaciens:
CTACCAGGCCCGCGAGCGCCGGTTTGGCCGTTGACAAAAGAGGAGGTTTCGTATACCCTTACAGGCAAGATGCTGGCCCTTGAGAAAAAACTCGGCCGCCGGGGGGTAGGGTAGCCCCAGAGGGTTCCTTATCCCCCGGCCCGAGTTCGGGCCGGTTTTCTTTTGGGGAGGGGCGCATGCGGGAATGGAAGATTATTGATTCCACCTTACGGGAAGGCGAGCAGTTTGAACGGGCCAACTTTTCCACGGAGGACAAGATCGCCATCGCCAAGGCCCTGGATGAGTTCGGCGTGGAGTACATCGAGGTGACCACCCCCATGGCCTCCCCCCAGTCCCGGAAGGACGCGGAGGTCCTGGCCTCCTTGGGGCTCAGGGCCAAGGTGGTGACCCACATCCAAACCCGGATGGAGGCCGCCAAGGTGGCGGTGGAAACGGGGGTCCAGGGCATTGACCTCCTCTTTGGCACCAGCAAGTACCTGCGGGCGGCCCACGGGCGGGACATCCCCCGCATCATTGAGGAGGCCAGGGAGGTCATTAGCTACATCCGGGAGGCGGCCCCCCACGTGGAGGTGCGCTTCTCCGCCGAGGACACCTTCCGTTCCGACGAGCACGATCTCCTGGAGATCTACGGGGCCATCGCCCCCTATGTGGACCGGGTGGGCCTGGCGGACACCGTGGGCATCGCCACCCCCAGGCAGGTCTATGCCCTGGTGCGGGAGGTGCGGCGGGTGGTGGGCCCCAGCGTGGACATAGAGTTCCACGGGCACAACGACACCGGCTGCGCCATCGCCAACGCCTTTGAGGCCATTGAGGCGGGGGCCACCCACGTGGACACCACCATCCTGGGGATCGGGGAGCGGAACGGGATCACCCCCTTGGGGGGCTTCCTGGCCCGCATGTTCACCCTGCAACCCGAGTACGTGCGCGGGAAGTACAAGCTGGAGATGCTTCCCGAGCTGGACCGCATGGTGGCCAAGATGGTGGGGGTTGAGATCCCCTTCAACAACTACATCACCGGGGAAACCGCCTTCAGCCACAAGGCGGGGATGCACCTCAAGGCCATCTACATCAACCCCGAGTCCTACGAGCCTTATCCGCCTGAGGTCTTTGGGGTGAAGCGCAAGCTCATCATCGCCTCCAAGCTCACGGGCCGGCACGCCATCAAGGCGCGGGCGGAGGAGCTGGGCCTGCACTACGGGGAGGAGGAATTGGCCCGCATCACCCAGCACATCAAGGCCCTGGCGGATAAGGGGCAGCTGACCCTGGAGGAGCTGGACCGGATCCTGAGGGAGTGGATCACGGCATGAGGCTAAAGGTCCCGGAACTCCCCCTCGGTGAGGCCGGCTTGCCTCGGGATGGTGCCCTTGGGAAGCCCTTCCCTATGGAAGGGCATCACCACGATCCGGCCATCGGGGTGGGTGTAAAGCCGATGCCCCCCTTTGGCCATGCGCTCCTCAAACCCCAGGCGCTGAGGCTTTCTGGCAACCTCCTCGGGTATAGGCTTCTATCCCCACCTGCACCGTGCGGACATCTGGGGGAAGAGGGCGGCCTGTTTCCTTCAGGTAGGCCAGCGCCAACTCCAAGGCTTCTTTGGCGTGGGCCAAGGCTTCCTCGAGGGTTCGGCCAAAGGAGTGGGCCTCGAGGATGGCAGGGAACTCGGCGATCCAGGTTCCCGGGGTTTCAGGGTCATAGACGAGAGCCGTGTGGGTCCTACCCTCAGTATAGGAGGCGGGCATGGGCATGACCTTGGCGGAAAAGATCCTTTCCAGGAAGGCGGGAAGAGAGGTGAGGGCCGGGGAGCTTTTGGTGGTGGAGGTGGACCAGGTGATGGTGGTGGACTCCATCGCCGGGAGTTTCTTCAAGCGGCTGGAGTACCTGAACGCCACCCCCCGCTACCCGGAACGGGTTTCCATCGTCATCGACCACGTGGCCCCGGCGGCGAACCTCGAGGTGGCCAAGGCCCAGAAGGAGATCCGCGAGTGGGGGCATAAGCACGGCATCCGCGTCTTTGACGTGGGCCGGGGGGTCTGCCACCAGGTGCTCGTGGAGGAGGGCCTGGCCCAGCCGGGATGGGTGGTGGTGGGTTCGGACTCCCACTCCACCACCTACGGGGCCGTGGGGGCCTTCGGCACGGGCATGGGGGCCACGGACATCGCCTTGGCCGCCGCCAGCGGGCGCACCTGGCTCCGGGTGCCGGAAAGCGTCAAGGTGGTCTTCCGGGGGAGGCCTCCTAAAGGGGTCACCGCCAAGGACGCCGCCTTGGAGATGGTGCGCCTCCTCACCGCGGAAGGGGCCACCTACATGGCGGTGGAGATCCACCTGGTGGACGGGGCGGAAACCTTGAGCCGGGGCGAGCGCATGACCCTCGCCAACCTCACGGTGGAGGCGGGGGCCAAGGCGGGGCTGGTGGTGCCCTCGGGGGAGATCCTGGAGCTTTACCGGGTGCCCGATTGGCTCTACCCCGACCCCGATGCCCGGTACGTGCGGGAGGTGGAGATTGACCTTTCCACCCTCACCCCCCGGGTCTCCGTCCCCTTCTATGTGGACAACGTGCAGGAGGTGGCCGCCGTGCGGGGCAAGCGGGTGGACCAGGTCTTCATCGGCACCTGCACCAACGGGCGCATAGAGGACCTAAGGGCCGCCGCCGAGGTGCTAAGGGGGCGGAGGGTGGCCCCGGGGGTGCGCCTTCTGGTGATCCCCGCCAGCTCCCAAGTCCTGGAGGAGGCCGCCCGGGACGGCACCCTCCTCACCCTCTTGGAGGCGGGGGCCACCCTCGGCACCCCCGGGTGCGGCCCCTGCATGGGGCGGCACATGGGGGTCCTGGCCCCGGGGGAGGTGTGCGTGTCCACCAGCAACCGCAACTTCCGGGGGCGGATGGGGGCGCCCGACGCCGAGATCTACCTGGCAAGCCCTCGGGTGGCGGCGGCCAGCGCCGTGGCCGGGTATATCGCCACCCCCGAGGACCTTCTCCCTTTGGAGGAAGCCCATGCCTAGGGTTTGGAAGTTTGGCGACCAGATCAACACCGACGACATCCTTCCCGGCAAGTACGCCCCCTTCATGGTGGGCGAGGACCGCTTCCACACCTTCGCCTTCGCCCACCTGCGGCCTGGGTTCGCCCAGGAGGTGAGGCCCGGGGACATCCTGGTTTTCGGAAGGAACGCCGGGCTTGGCAGTAGCCGGGAGTATGCCCCAGAGGCCCTGAAGCGCCTCGGCGTCCGGGCGGTGATCGCCAAGAGCTACGCCCGCATCTTCTTCCGCAACCTGGTGAACCTGGGGATCGTTCCCTTTGAGTCGGAGGAGGTGGTGGATGCGCTAGAGGACGGGGATGAGGTGGAGCTGGATCTGGAAACGGGGGTGCTGGTGCGGGGAGGGGAACGCTTCGCCCTTCGTCCCCCGCCGCCTTTTTTGCTGGAGGCCCTGAGGGAAGGGTCGCTCTTGGACTACTACAAGAAGCACGGCCGCTTCCCGGGGGAGTAGACTGGACGCATGGAGGACCTGGAGATCACCTGCCCGGTGTGCGGCGAGGCCAGCCTGGTGCTGGCCGAGGACCTGGAGACCCTCGAGGTGGGGGACGTTCTGGAGTGCGAGGCCTGCGGGGCCTTCCTGGAGGTGGTCTCCCTGGACCCCCTGGAGGTGGAGGTGACGGAGGAGGGCTTGGAGGGCTTCTTCGTGGACTGCCCCCGTTGCGGCTACACCCTGGAGGTGTCCGAGGAGGACCAAGGCCAAGAGGTGGAGTGCCCGGAGTGCGGCTTCCGGTTTGTCCCTGACTGGAGCGAGGTTGAGGAGGACGAGGAATGGTAGCCACTTGCCCTGAGTGCGGTGCGGAACTTACCTTGGAAAACCCCGAGCTTGGCGAGCTGATCGTCTGCGAGGACTGCGGCGCGGAGTTGGAGGTGGTGGGGCTAGACCCCTTGCGCCTGGAGCCCGCCCCGGAGGAGGCCGAGGACTGGGGGGAGTGAGCCTAGGCCGGGCTTCCCAAGGGGCCTTTCCCCCGACCGGGCCCGGGCCCGGTCGGGGCGCCTAAGGGGAGAGGTGCCATGCTGGCCATCCTGTACGACCGCATCCGCCCCGACGAGAGGATGCTCTTTGAGCGGGCTGAGGCCCTGGGCATCCCCCACAAGAAGGTCTACGTCCCCGCCTTGCGCATGGTCCTGGGGGAAAGGCCCAAGGAGCTGGAGGGGGTCACGGTGGCCCTGGAGCGGTGCGTGAGCCAGACCCGGGGCCTGGCCGTGGCCCGTTACCTCACCGCCTTGGGCATCCCCGTGGTGAACCGGCCGGAGGTCATGGAGACCTGCGGGGACAAGTGGGCCACCAGCGTGGCCCTGGAACGGGCGGGGCTTCCCCAGCCCAGGACCGCCCTCCTCACCGAGGCCGAGGAGGCCCTAAGGCTCATGGAGGAATGGGGCTATCCCGTGGTGCTGAAGCCGGTGATCGGGAGCTGGGGCCGCCTCCTCGCCAAGGTCACCGACCGGGAGGCGGCGGAGGCCATCTTGGAGCACAAGGAAGTTCTGGGGGGCTTCCAGCACCAGCTTTTGTACCTCCAGGAGTACGTGCGCAAGCCGGGGCGGGACATAAGGGTCTTCGTGGTGGGGGATCGGGCCATCGCCGCCATCTACCGCCGTAGCCAGCACTGGATCACCAACACCGCCCGGGGCGGGCAGGCGGAAAACTGCCCCGTAACCCCGGAGCTCGCGGAGCTTTCGGTGCGGGCGGCCCAGGCGGTGGGGGGCGGGGTGGTGGCCATTGACCTCTTTGAGTCGGAGCGGGGCCTTTTGGTGAACGAGGTGAACCACACCATGGAGTTCAAGAACTCGGTGCACACCACCGGGGTGGACATCCCCGGGGAGATCCTGCGCTACGCCTGGGAGGTGGTCCGTGGATAGGAAGACCCTTTCCATCGTGGGGGCCTCGGGGTACGCGGGGGGGGAGTTTTTGCGCCTGGCCCTGGCCCACCCCCACCTCGAGGTGAAGCAGGTGACCTCCAGGCGCTTCGCCGGGGAGCCGGTGCACTTCGTCCACCCCAACCTCAGGGGGAGAACGCACCTGAAGTTCATCCCCCCGGAGCGGTTGGAGCCCGCGGACATCCTGGTCCTGGCCCTGCCCCACGGGGTCTTGGCCCGGGAGTTTGAGCGCTACGCCGCCCTGGCCCCCGTTCTCATTGACCTTTCCGCGGACTTCCGCCTCAAGGACCCCGGGCTTTACCGCAAGTACTACGGGGAGCACCCCCGGCCCGAGCTTCTGGGCCGCTTCGTCTATGCCCTGCCCGAGCTCTACCGGAGGGAGCTTAGGGAGGCGGACTGGATGGCGGGGGCGGGGTGCAACGCCACCGCCACCATCCTGGGCCTCTACCCCCTCCTTAGGGGCGGGGTTTTGCGCCCGGGGCCCATCTTCGTCACCCTCCTCATCTCCACCTCGGCGGGTGGAGCCGAGCCGGGGCCGGCCAGCCACCACCCCGAGCGGGCGGGCTCCTTGAGGGTCTACAAGCCCACGGGCCACCGCCACACCGCCGAGGTGGTGGAGAACCTCCCGGGGAAGCCCGAGGTCCACCTCACCGCCATCGCCACCGACCGGGTTCGGGGCATCCTCATGACCGCCCAGGCCTTCCTGCAGGACGGCTGGAGCGAGCGGGACGTGTGGCAGGCCTACCGGGAGGCCTATGGGGAGGAGCCTTTCATTCGCATCGTCAAGCAGAAAAAGGGCATCCACCGCTACCCGGACCCCCGCTTCGTCCAGGGCACCAACTACGCGGACATCGGCTTTGAGCTGGATGAGGACACCGGGCGCCTGGTGGTCATGGTGGCCATCGACAACCTGGTGAAGGGCACCGCGGGCCACGCCCTCCAGGCCCTCAACATCCGCATGGGCTGGTCTGAGACCCTGGGGCTGGACTTCCCCGGGCTTCATCCTTAGGGGGTGGGGCGTGATCGTGGTCAAGGTGGGTGGTGCCGAGGGCATTGATTACCGGGCGGTGGCCAAGGACGCCGCCGCGTTGTGGAAGGAGGGGGTGAGGCTCCTTTTGGTCCACGGGGGAAGCGCCCTCACCAACCAGGTGGCGGAGGCCTTGGGGCACCCGCCCCGCTTCCTCACCCATCCCGGGGGGCAGGTGAGCCGCCTCACCGATAGGAAGACCCTGGACATCTTCCTCATGGTCTACTGCGGCCTCACCAACAAGCGCCTGGTGGAGCTCCTCCAGCAGGAAGGGGCCAACGCCGTGGGGCTTTCCGGGGTGGACGGGAGGCTTCTGGAAGGGCGCAGGAAGACCGCGGTGAAGTACGTGGAGGACGGCAAGGTGAAGATCCACCGCGGGGACTACACGGGCACGGTGGAGCGGGTGAACCGGGCCCTTTTGGACCTCCTCCTCGAGGCGGGCTATTTGCCCGTGATCACCCCCCCGGCCATCAGCCACGAGGGGGAGGCCATCAACACCGACGGGGACCAGGTGGCGGCCCTCCTCGCCACCGCCTATGGGGCCGAGGCCTTGGTCTACCTCTCCAACGTCCCGGGGCTTTTGGCGAACTACCCCGACGAGGCCAGCCTGGTGCGGGAGATCCCCGTGGAACAGGTGGAAAGCCCCGAGTACCTGGCCCTGGCCCAGGGGCGGATGAAGCGCAAGGTGATGGGGGCGGTGGAGGCGGTGAGGGGGGGAGTGAAGCGGGTGATCTTCGCCGATGCCCGGGTGGAAAACCCCATAAGGCGGGCCCTGGCCGGGGAGGGCACCGTGGTACGCTAGACCCATGGTGCGCTTTGCCCTGGTCCTCCACGCCCACCTCCCCTATGTGCGCTCCCACGGGATGTGGCCCTTTGGGGAGGAGACCCTTTACGAGGCTATGGCGGAAACCTATCTGCCCTTGGTGCGAGCCCTGGAAAGGCTTAACCAAGAGGGCGTGGAGGTCCGTTTCACCCTGGGCGTCACCCCCATCCTGGCGGAGCAGCTGGCCGATGGCCGCATCAAGGAGGGCTTCCGCGCCTACGCCCAGGACCGCCTGGAGAGGGCCCAAGGGGACTACCTGCGCTACCAGGGGACGGACCTCGAGGCCAGCGCCCGCCACCAGGTGGCCTTCTGGGAGCTCACCCTGGACCATTTCCACCACCTGGGAGGGGACCTCCTCCAAGCCTTCCGCCGGGCCCAGGACCGGGGCCAGGTGGAGCTTCTCACCAGCAGCGCCACCCACGGCTACTCCCCCCTTCTGGGGTACGATGAGGCCCTTTGGGCCCAGATCAAGACGGGGGTGGCCACCTACCGCCGCCACTTTGCTCAGGACCCCACGGGCTACTGGCTCCCCGAGATGGCCTACCGGCCCCGGGGCCCGTGGAGGCCCCCCGTGGAAGGGGCCCCGGAAGGGATTAGGCC
This window encodes:
- a CDS encoding type II toxin-antitoxin system HicA family toxin — its product is MAKGGHRLYTHPDGRIVVMPFHREGLPKGTIPRQAGLTEGEFRDL
- a CDS encoding homoaconitate hydratase (catalyzes the formation of homoisocitrate from cis-homoaconitate), with protein sequence MPRVWKFGDQINTDDILPGKYAPFMVGEDRFHTFAFAHLRPGFAQEVRPGDILVFGRNAGLGSSREYAPEALKRLGVRAVIAKSYARIFFRNLVNLGIVPFESEEVVDALEDGDEVELDLETGVLVRGGERFALRPPPPFLLEALREGSLLDYYKKHGRFPGE
- the lysW gene encoding lysine biosynthesis protein LysW → MVATCPECGAELTLENPELGELIVCEDCGAELEVVGLDPLRLEPAPEEAEDWGE
- a CDS encoding paraquat-inducible protein A, which produces MEDLEITCPVCGEASLVLAEDLETLEVGDVLECEACGAFLEVVSLDPLEVEVTEEGLEGFFVDCPRCGYTLEVSEEDQGQEVECPECGFRFVPDWSEVEEDEEW
- the lysS gene encoding homocitrate synthase, with the translated sequence MREWKIIDSTLREGEQFERANFSTEDKIAIAKALDEFGVEYIEVTTPMASPQSRKDAEVLASLGLRAKVVTHIQTRMEAAKVAVETGVQGIDLLFGTSKYLRAAHGRDIPRIIEEAREVISYIREAAPHVEVRFSAEDTFRSDEHDLLEIYGAIAPYVDRVGLADTVGIATPRQVYALVREVRRVVGPSVDIEFHGHNDTGCAIANAFEAIEAGATHVDTTILGIGERNGITPLGGFLARMFTLQPEYVRGKYKLEMLPELDRMVAKMVGVEIPFNNYITGETAFSHKAGMHLKAIYINPESYEPYPPEVFGVKRKLIIASKLTGRHAIKARAEELGLHYGEEELARITQHIKALADKGQLTLEELDRILREWITA
- the lysX gene encoding lysine biosynthesis protein LysX; the protein is MLAILYDRIRPDERMLFERAEALGIPHKKVYVPALRMVLGERPKELEGVTVALERCVSQTRGLAVARYLTALGIPVVNRPEVMETCGDKWATSVALERAGLPQPRTALLTEAEEALRLMEEWGYPVVLKPVIGSWGRLLAKVTDREAAEAILEHKEVLGGFQHQLLYLQEYVRKPGRDIRVFVVGDRAIAAIYRRSQHWITNTARGGQAENCPVTPELAELSVRAAQAVGGGVVAIDLFESERGLLVNEVNHTMEFKNSVHTTGVDIPGEILRYAWEVVRG
- a CDS encoding type II toxin-antitoxin system HicB family antitoxin codes for the protein MPASYTEGRTHTALVYDPETPGTWIAEFPAILEAHSFGRTLEEALAHAKEALELALAYLKETGRPLPPDVRTVQVGIEAYTRGGCQKASAPGV
- a CDS encoding [LysW]-aminoadipate kinase is translated as MIVVKVGGAEGIDYRAVAKDAAALWKEGVRLLLVHGGSALTNQVAEALGHPPRFLTHPGGQVSRLTDRKTLDIFLMVYCGLTNKRLVELLQQEGANAVGLSGVDGRLLEGRRKTAVKYVEDGKVKIHRGDYTGTVERVNRALLDLLLEAGYLPVITPPAISHEGEAINTDGDQVAALLATAYGAEALVYLSNVPGLLANYPDEASLVREIPVEQVESPEYLALAQGRMKRKVMGAVEAVRGGVKRVIFADARVENPIRRALAGEGTVVR
- a CDS encoding 3-isopropylmalate dehydratase large subunit gives rise to the protein MGMTLAEKILSRKAGREVRAGELLVVEVDQVMVVDSIAGSFFKRLEYLNATPRYPERVSIVIDHVAPAANLEVAKAQKEIREWGHKHGIRVFDVGRGVCHQVLVEEGLAQPGWVVVGSDSHSTTYGAVGAFGTGMGATDIALAAASGRTWLRVPESVKVVFRGRPPKGVTAKDAALEMVRLLTAEGATYMAVEIHLVDGAETLSRGERMTLANLTVEAGAKAGLVVPSGEILELYRVPDWLYPDPDARYVREVEIDLSTLTPRVSVPFYVDNVQEVAAVRGKRVDQVFIGTCTNGRIEDLRAAAEVLRGRRVAPGVRLLVIPASSQVLEEAARDGTLLTLLEAGATLGTPGCGPCMGRHMGVLAPGEVCVSTSNRNFRGRMGAPDAEIYLASPRVAAASAVAGYIATPEDLLPLEEAHA
- the argC gene encoding N-acetyl-gamma-glutamyl-phosphate reductase, whose translation is MDRKTLSIVGASGYAGGEFLRLALAHPHLEVKQVTSRRFAGEPVHFVHPNLRGRTHLKFIPPERLEPADILVLALPHGVLAREFERYAALAPVLIDLSADFRLKDPGLYRKYYGEHPRPELLGRFVYALPELYRRELREADWMAGAGCNATATILGLYPLLRGGVLRPGPIFVTLLISTSAGGAEPGPASHHPERAGSLRVYKPTGHRHTAEVVENLPGKPEVHLTAIATDRVRGILMTAQAFLQDGWSERDVWQAYREAYGEEPFIRIVKQKKGIHRYPDPRFVQGTNYADIGFELDEDTGRLVVMVAIDNLVKGTAGHALQALNIRMGWSETLGLDFPGLHP